The Mycolicibacterium lutetiense DNA segment TTCGCCACGATCGGCCGCCATGGGCAGGCGATCCAGGGCGCGAGCCAGAACGCCGAGCACACGGACATGGCGGCGGCGGCCGGGTTCCGCAACCTGTAATGGCTGTCGCGTCGGGAGCGCGGCTATCGGTCACATCCACCGGATTGGGGCTGATAGCCGCGCTTGCTGGTATTACACGGTTGCCCGCGACGCTGCGGGTACCGCCCTCTGACGGCCCCGACCGAGCCAGCCTCAGTGCCACCCATCCCGGTATGGAGGTCTTGCAACAGGCGGGGATCTGGACTGAGGCCGGCCTGGATTGCGATGTCGAGCAGTGGATGGTCACATTGGCCCGCCCCGACATCAGGGTCGATGTTGAGGTCGATGTGCCGTCCGTGATGAGTGCCCGGTTGCTGGGTCCTGCACCGGTTTTCAGGCCTTCACACGATGAAGCAACGATCCGGCAGAATTCAACGGCAGCGATCGCCGCCTATGAGGAACTGCAACGCTGGCGCGCCGATCAGCCGGCCAAGCGAGTGGCCACATTGTGCCGGCGCGACGGGATCTGGGTGGCAGCTGCCAGAATGTGGCAGCCAGGTGCGACCAGTTCTGATGGTCAGGAACACGACGAGCTCGATGAGATCGTGGTGTCCTTGGTCGGTGACCAGCCGATCGCCACGACGGTAGCCGAGCTGCTTGGCAGCGCAGAACCCGCCGTGTTTGAGGGGATGAGCATCCAGTCCTCGGTTCTCAATGACGTTGTGGGCCAGTGGCAGCACGACCCAGAGACCAACATTGTGGCGCTGCTGGTCAATCACGGTCTGACCGTCGAGCAGGCACGCATTGTTGAGGCCTTCGCTGACCGCTCAGCGGTGCGGTCCACGGTCACCGCGATGCAAATGCGGCCCGGACGCGGCGATTGGGCAGAGCTGACGATGACCATCGCGGACACCATTTATGGCCGCGTGGTGCGCAGCGAGACCGGCTCGGGCGCGGATCTGTGGACATTGATGATGCCCGGCAATGAGCGCAGGATCCGTACCGCCTTCGACGGAGTCATGGAATCGTTGCCCAGTGGACAGGGTTGGCCTGACTACACACGGTAGTCCGTAAAATAATTACAGACGATCTTGCCGAGCGACGTAGACGCGAAAAACTGAACAGGGTTACGCTCGCTTTTGTTGAGAACAACACCAGCCTTGCGGCAACAAACATGCTGCTGACCGGGGGAGCTGAGGGGAAAATCATGAGCGAGCAAGACTTCCTGAACCGGATGGGAGCGTCTTCGTCCGACAACACCGCGGACCGGACGAATAACGGTGCACCACAACCGGGAACGCCGCAGCGCGGCCCCACACCGGGTGCGCACCGACCCGGCGCCGACGCCACAGGCAGCGCTCCCACCCACAGTCGCCCGCCGACCGGCACTCCACCGCAGCATCCCGCGCCGCCGGCCCACTACGACGACCTCACTCAGCAAATCACTCCAGATCATATCCGCGCCGCACGAACCACATACGCCCCACAGAGCGCCGCCGCCCCGCAGTATCAAGGTCGCGAATCCGTCGATCCGACGCACGGTTGGCAAGCAGGCCGCGGCGCAGTGCACCAACCAGCATCGGAATCGTCTGCACCGCAACCCAATTCCTTCGGATGGGCAGACAGTGGGTCAGGGTTTGTGTCGGCCGCTGGCAACGGGGAGCTGCTCGGCGAACAGGTCCGCGCAACCGACTTCGTCGAGACCAAGAAGATCCCGTCGAATCAGGGCTGGCGCAAATGGCTCTACCGACTGACATTCGGCACGGTCAACACCGGAGAGTCCCCGGATGAACAGCGGGTACGGGCCATGCGAGCCCAGGTCGCCGCACCCATGGCGGGCACGTTCTCGGTGGCGGTGCTCGGCGGTAAGGGCGGTGTCGGCAAGACGTCGATGACGATCATGCTGGGCTCGCTGATCGCACTGCTGCGCGAGCACGAACACACTATCGCCATCGACGCTGACCCCAGCCACGGCGCAAACCTTGCTGGACGCATTGATCGGTCGGCAGCCTCGTCCTACCACGAAATCGTCGCCGCACAGAACATCAAGCGGTATTCGGACATGCGTGCACGCGTTGGGCACAACACCGCAGGGTTGGATGTGTTGGCCTCCCCGACGCACCGAGGCGCCACCGGCAGCGCCGGTGCCGTGGGTCCGGAGTTGTATCTGCAGGCACGTGGATGCCTCGAGGAGCATTACAACGTGTTGCTGACCGACTGCGGCGTCAACATTGAAGACCCGATCGCCGCCACCGCCCTAGCGCACGCCAACGCTGTGGTGATGGTGACATCAGCGATCCCAGAAAGCGTCGAAGGCGCCGGCAAGGAGATCGATTGGCTGTACAACCATCCCGACTACCG contains these protein-coding regions:
- a CDS encoding ESX secretion-associated protein EspG; this encodes MAVASGARLSVTSTGLGLIAALAGITRLPATLRVPPSDGPDRASLSATHPGMEVLQQAGIWTEAGLDCDVEQWMVTLARPDIRVDVEVDVPSVMSARLLGPAPVFRPSHDEATIRQNSTAAIAAYEELQRWRADQPAKRVATLCRRDGIWVAAARMWQPGATSSDGQEHDELDEIVVSLVGDQPIATTVAELLGSAEPAVFEGMSIQSSVLNDVVGQWQHDPETNIVALLVNHGLTVEQARIVEAFADRSAVRSTVTAMQMRPGRGDWAELTMTIADTIYGRVVRSETGSGADLWTLMMPGNERRIRTAFDGVMESLPSGQGWPDYTR
- a CDS encoding MinD/ParA family ATP-binding protein, which produces MSAAGNGELLGEQVRATDFVETKKIPSNQGWRKWLYRLTFGTVNTGESPDEQRVRAMRAQVAAPMAGTFSVAVLGGKGGVGKTSMTIMLGSLIALLREHEHTIAIDADPSHGANLAGRIDRSAASSYHEIVAAQNIKRYSDMRARVGHNTAGLDVLASPTHRGATGSAGAVGPELYLQARGCLEEHYNVLLTDCGVNIEDPIAATALAHANAVVMVTSAIPESVEGAGKEIDWLYNHPDYRSLMSRMVLIINHDRLPVNNKHRKQIREFVDAVAERYSRWVPRERIFIMPHDPHLATSAIVDINELAPATARQILEVAACLAGGYTATGAAQ